The proteins below come from a single Verrucomicrobiia bacterium genomic window:
- the cobA gene encoding uroporphyrinogen-III C-methyltransferase, translating into MKLKGIVYLVGAGPGDVGLLTMRGAELLGRAEVVVYDALVNPSLLRLAPKTAEIIYGGKRAKDHAIPQDKLNELLVAKAREGKIVVRLKGGDPYVFGRGGEEAQELAAAKIDFEVVPGISSIVAAPNYAGIPITHRDYCSSFTVITGHEDPTKDEVNIDWAQIAKIPGTKIVLMGVSRIREIASKLVENGMDAKTPVAMVRWGTTGRQSSIEGTLATIADVVEKNNFTAPAVTVIGGVVNLRKALNWHERRPLFGQRIVVTRTREQASELTRRLTELSADVLEIPTIKIVPTDRKADLADALLELNSYDWIVFTSPNGVAMFFENFFKAFEDLRDIGGVRIAAVGPATAAKLKELHLKVDVMPQEYVTAKIVKALKAFESVENLKILLMRAEVASPDLPKELEAERAIVDDIACYKTVPETGDVTGAAARLLEEGADWITFTSSSTVENFHARFDLPALLKKFPQIKTVSIGPETSKAIAALGLKPDVEAKAHTIEGIVTALVGAARH; encoded by the coding sequence ATGAAATTGAAAGGCATAGTTTATTTAGTCGGCGCGGGTCCCGGCGACGTGGGATTGCTCACGATGCGCGGCGCGGAATTACTCGGACGCGCGGAAGTGGTGGTTTATGACGCGCTCGTTAATCCAAGTTTGTTGCGGCTCGCGCCCAAGACCGCGGAAATTATCTATGGCGGCAAACGCGCGAAGGATCATGCCATTCCGCAGGACAAGTTAAACGAGTTGCTCGTGGCGAAAGCCCGCGAAGGCAAAATCGTGGTGCGGCTCAAGGGCGGCGATCCGTATGTTTTTGGCCGGGGCGGCGAAGAGGCGCAGGAATTGGCGGCGGCGAAAATTGATTTCGAAGTGGTCCCGGGAATTTCTTCAATCGTGGCCGCGCCGAACTACGCGGGCATTCCCATCACGCATCGCGATTATTGTTCGAGCTTCACCGTCATCACCGGCCACGAGGATCCGACCAAGGACGAAGTCAATATTGACTGGGCGCAGATCGCAAAAATTCCGGGGACAAAAATCGTGTTGATGGGCGTCAGCCGCATCCGCGAGATCGCATCGAAGCTGGTTGAGAACGGCATGGATGCGAAGACGCCCGTCGCGATGGTGCGCTGGGGCACAACCGGCCGGCAGAGTTCCATCGAAGGCACGCTGGCGACGATTGCCGACGTTGTGGAAAAAAATAATTTCACGGCGCCAGCGGTGACGGTGATCGGCGGCGTGGTGAACTTGCGCAAGGCGCTGAACTGGCACGAGCGGCGTCCGCTGTTTGGGCAACGCATCGTGGTCACGCGCACGCGCGAACAGGCGAGTGAATTGACGCGGCGATTGACGGAACTCAGCGCGGACGTGCTGGAGATTCCCACGATTAAAATTGTCCCGACTGACCGCAAGGCCGACCTGGCGGATGCGTTGTTGGAATTGAATTCCTACGATTGGATTGTGTTCACGAGTCCCAACGGCGTCGCGATGTTCTTCGAGAATTTTTTCAAGGCGTTTGAAGATCTGCGCGACATCGGCGGTGTGCGCATCGCGGCGGTGGGACCAGCGACGGCGGCGAAGCTGAAGGAACTTCACCTCAAGGTGGACGTGATGCCGCAGGAATACGTCACAGCGAAAATCGTCAAGGCGCTCAAGGCCTTCGAGAGCGTGGAAAATTTAAAAATCCTGCTCATGCGCGCCGAAGTGGCGAGCCCGGACTTGCCGAAGGAATTGGAAGCCGAACGCGCGATTGTGGATGACATTGCTTGCTATAAAACCGTGCCCGAAACGGGAGACGTGACCGGCGCGGCGGCGCGGTTGCTCGAAGAAGGCGCGGACTGGATCACGTTCACAAGCAGTTCGACTGTGGAAAATTTTCACGCGCGTTTCGACCTGCCCGCGTTGTTGAAAAAATTTCCGCAGATCAAGACCGTGTCCATCGGGCCGGAAACTTCCAAGGCCATCGCCGCGCTGGGCTTGAAACCGGACGTGGAAGCGAAGGCTCACACGATCGAAGGCATCGTGACCGCGCTGGTAGGCGCCGCCCGGCATTAA
- a CDS encoding PmoA family protein: protein MPKNLSRKIGSRAILFLMSGLFSLAMGCATDKNCCGVDAKRGGVKITEGSNTVRVEINGELFTEYYYQDVPRPYFYPVIGPEGLPMTRNWPMASPPGEEHDHPHHRSWWFAHGAVNGVDFWSEAAGFGKIVHDRFTEIKSGAKEGVIKSRDKWVAPNGTVVCTDDRTLRVYNIPNARLFDFEVTIHASNGKVTFNDTKEGSMAMRLAETMKLKSPGQGHIVNSEGVRDNNTWGKRADWVDYYGPVNGKIVGVAMFDNPNNPRHPTTWHVRDYGLFAANPFGLHEFEKKPAGAGDLTIPAGESVTFKYRFYIHKGDDQQGKVAEMYRKYAKASEKK from the coding sequence ATGCCTAAAAATCTGAGCCGTAAAATCGGATCGCGTGCGATTTTATTTTTGATGAGCGGGTTGTTCAGTCTGGCGATGGGTTGCGCAACGGATAAAAATTGCTGCGGCGTGGACGCGAAGCGGGGTGGGGTGAAGATCACTGAGGGCAGCAACACCGTGCGCGTGGAAATCAATGGGGAGTTGTTCACCGAATATTATTACCAGGATGTTCCGCGTCCCTATTTTTATCCCGTAATTGGGCCGGAAGGTTTGCCGATGACGCGGAATTGGCCGATGGCGAGTCCGCCGGGCGAGGAACACGATCATCCGCATCATCGGTCGTGGTGGTTCGCGCACGGAGCGGTGAATGGCGTGGATTTTTGGAGCGAGGCGGCGGGTTTCGGAAAGATTGTTCACGATCGTTTTACCGAAATAAAATCCGGCGCAAAAGAAGGCGTCATCAAATCCAGGGATAAATGGGTGGCGCCGAATGGAACCGTGGTTTGCACGGATGACCGGACTCTTCGTGTCTATAATATTCCCAACGCGCGCTTGTTCGATTTTGAAGTGACGATCCATGCCTCAAACGGCAAGGTCACTTTCAACGACACCAAGGAAGGCAGCATGGCGATGCGCCTGGCGGAAACGATGAAGCTCAAATCGCCGGGGCAGGGGCACATCGTGAACAGTGAAGGCGTACGCGACAATAATACCTGGGGCAAGCGTGCCGACTGGGTGGATTACTACGGCCCGGTGAATGGAAAAATCGTGGGTGTGGCGATGTTCGATAACCCAAATAATCCGCGGCACCCAACGACGTGGCATGTGCGTGATTACGGTTTGTTCGCGGCCAATCCGTTTGGGTTGCATGAGTTCGAGAAAAAGCCGGCGGGCGCGGGTGATTTGACCATACCCGCGGGCGAGAGCGTGACGTTCAAGTATCGGTTTTACATACATAAGGGTGACGATCAACAGGGCAAGGTGGCCGAAATGTATCGCAAGTACGCCAAGGCAAGTGAGAAAAAATAA
- a CDS encoding cytochrome c peroxidase: MQSKYVRKIAALAAVFAFKSSLASAQIPANASLSIVTAVSSNSITINDPSNRVWIMMTSTNLAAWNEQGAWKVFNGTFHQSFTNGSGSIFYRATYDPAQQTVLDTALLLPSALFDYIPVLPQDFLVPPISVQDNTPATNAITDAGAQLGRVLFYDKRLSTNQTISCSSCHQAAHGFADPRTVSVGFDGSLGTRNAMGLNNARYYQRGHFFWDERAATLEDQVLQPIQNPIEMGMTLPTLVSRLAGEPFYTNLFTQVFGTPAVTTNRISVALAQFVRSIVTTNSRYDQGVSIGFTNLTTQENLGRQIFFGQVGKATCSLCHTTDIEVAANIFNNGLEFPYVDKGVGGITARAQDMGLFKVPSLRNIELTAPYMHDGRFTNLDQVVEFYNSEIVSNANLSPPLRGPGGTPLRLNLTTAQKSALVAFLKTLTDTTATMDARFSDPFNYGN, translated from the coding sequence ATGCAATCCAAATACGTCCGCAAAATCGCCGCGCTTGCCGCGGTGTTTGCATTCAAAAGTTCCCTGGCATCCGCTCAGATTCCGGCAAACGCATCCCTGAGCATCGTAACGGCAGTCAGCAGCAACAGCATCACCATCAATGATCCCAGCAACCGCGTGTGGATCATGATGACTTCGACAAACCTGGCAGCTTGGAATGAACAAGGCGCGTGGAAAGTTTTTAACGGGACTTTTCACCAGAGTTTCACCAATGGTTCGGGCAGCATATTTTATCGCGCCACATACGACCCGGCTCAGCAAACCGTATTGGATACGGCTTTGCTGCTTCCATCCGCACTTTTCGATTACATCCCTGTTTTGCCGCAGGATTTTTTAGTGCCGCCGATTTCAGTGCAGGACAATACGCCAGCCACGAACGCCATTACGGATGCCGGCGCGCAATTAGGGCGGGTTTTATTTTATGATAAACGATTGTCCACGAACCAAACCATTTCGTGTTCGTCATGCCATCAGGCCGCGCATGGCTTTGCCGATCCGCGCACGGTCAGTGTCGGTTTTGACGGAAGCCTCGGCACGCGCAATGCCATGGGATTGAATAACGCGCGTTATTACCAACGTGGGCATTTCTTTTGGGACGAACGCGCGGCCACTTTGGAGGACCAGGTTTTGCAGCCAATCCAGAATCCAATCGAGATGGGGATGACGCTGCCGACCCTCGTTTCTCGCCTGGCGGGCGAGCCGTTTTATACAAACTTATTCACGCAGGTTTTTGGAACTCCCGCTGTCACGACCAATCGCATTTCTGTGGCGCTGGCGCAGTTCGTTCGGTCCATCGTTACCACGAATTCGCGCTATGACCAGGGCGTAAGCATCGGATTTACCAACCTGACGACGCAGGAAAATCTGGGGCGGCAGATCTTTTTTGGGCAGGTCGGCAAGGCGACTTGCAGTTTGTGTCACACCACCGATATCGAAGTGGCCGCGAATATATTTAATAATGGGTTGGAATTTCCTTACGTGGACAAAGGCGTGGGTGGCATTACGGCGCGCGCGCAGGACATGGGGTTGTTCAAGGTGCCGTCGCTGCGGAACATAGAATTGACCGCGCCGTACATGCACGACGGGCGGTTCACTAATTTGGACCAGGTGGTTGAATTTTATAATTCTGAAATTGTGAGCAATGCAAATCTTTCGCCACCGTTGCGCGGGCCGGGCGGCACGCCGTTGCGACTAAATCTAACCACCGCGCAAAAATCGGCATTGGTCGCCTTTCTGAAGACGTTGACCGATACGACCGCGACCATGGATGCGAGATTTTCCGATCCGTTTAATTATGGAAATTGA
- the ccsA gene encoding cytochrome c biogenesis protein CcsA, whose amino-acid sequence MGWLTDRHYFLLAVVFYGLSMVYSVFLWRKGFREDSRNNYFVLLLAFILHTTAMAKRGFSLDRCPVNNLYEATLFIAWTIVAAYLVLGVWSRLRFIGAFASPILFGMGVFALMPALDTPHGPSPDFSHGLGSLHAALILLSFGSFGLGSVAALMYLTQEHDLKFHKLRAIFSLLPPIQRLEKVASGFVTIGLVLFTAGLSLYPELLREKDGVYFKSDPILLWALLIWVIYLVLLIMRWRGKGGRRFAWGALGVFAFILLTFPGFMLLSYVHKS is encoded by the coding sequence GTGGGCTGGCTCACTGACCGACATTATTTTTTGCTCGCCGTGGTTTTTTACGGCTTGAGCATGGTCTATTCTGTTTTCCTTTGGCGCAAAGGCTTTCGCGAAGACAGCCGCAATAATTATTTCGTGCTCTTGCTCGCGTTCATCCTGCACACCACGGCGATGGCCAAACGCGGGTTTTCGCTGGATCGCTGCCCGGTAAACAATCTTTACGAAGCCACATTGTTCATCGCCTGGACTATTGTGGCGGCATACCTCGTTCTCGGTGTCTGGTCGCGGTTGCGGTTCATCGGCGCGTTCGCTTCACCAATTTTATTCGGGATGGGCGTATTCGCTTTGATGCCTGCTCTCGACACTCCCCATGGGCCGTCGCCGGATTTTAGCCACGGTCTCGGCAGCTTGCACGCCGCACTGATTTTGTTGTCCTTTGGTTCGTTTGGCTTGGGCTCGGTCGCGGCGTTGATGTATCTGACGCAGGAGCACGATCTCAAATTTCACAAACTGCGGGCGATCTTTTCTTTGCTTCCGCCCATTCAACGGTTGGAAAAAGTCGCGAGTGGATTCGTGACGATCGGGCTGGTGTTGTTCACGGCAGGTCTGTCGCTTTACCCGGAATTGCTGCGTGAAAAGGACGGGGTCTATTTCAAGAGCGATCCCATACTATTATGGGCGCTGTTGATCTGGGTGATTTATCTGGTGCTGCTCATCATGCGCTGGCGCGGGAAGGGCGGGCGGCGTTTTGCCTGGGGTGCGCTTGGAGTCTTCGCATTTATTTTACTGACTTTCCCCGGGTTCATGTTGCTATCCTACGTGCATAAATCGTAA
- a CDS encoding GH-E family nuclease, which translates to MDNLLGHQFSDNSNPFAQSAAYSDEAIASAAGSLGGGFSEGGGGNSVLSTVTNIASALALVPGLGVPAALVAGTGEALQGNYGTAALQFAGAALGVGGFAAEVLAGSVADAVTVTRFSQKIGSSAAADTAISSVGNPTATIGDISQYQRVKLSKGTRAEIWERSKAADGKVYDPSGVEIKPGEPWQAGHAPGHKLSDAQQRATEEGWNLDTWKKYQRDPDIYRPEKIRTNLSHQYESDW; encoded by the coding sequence ATGGACAATCTTTTGGGCCATCAGTTCTCTGATAATTCCAACCCATTTGCACAGTCAGCCGCTTACAGCGATGAGGCGATAGCGTCTGCGGCGGGGAGTTTGGGTGGAGGTTTTAGTGAAGGCGGAGGAGGGAATTCGGTCTTATCAACCGTAACGAATATAGCGTCCGCTCTCGCGTTGGTTCCTGGACTGGGAGTTCCTGCCGCCCTCGTGGCAGGGACGGGAGAGGCGCTTCAAGGAAACTACGGCACGGCAGCTCTTCAATTTGCCGGGGCCGCGCTGGGTGTGGGAGGGTTTGCGGCGGAAGTTTTAGCTGGTAGTGTAGCAGATGCGGTAACAGTAACTAGATTTAGTCAGAAAATTGGGTCAAGTGCCGCTGCAGATACCGCAATTAGTTCGGTTGGTAATCCAACTGCAACAATAGGAGACATAAGTCAGTACCAGCGTGTCAAGCTCAGTAAAGGCACACGCGCAGAAATTTGGGAGCGATCAAAAGCGGCCGATGGTAAAGTTTATGATCCTTCAGGCGTAGAAATCAAGCCCGGTGAACCTTGGCAGGCGGGACATGCACCCGGCCATAAACTTTCCGACGCACAGCAAAGAGCCACAGAAGAGGGTTGGAATTTGGATACTTGGAAAAAATATCAAAGAGATCCTGATATTTACAGACCTGAGAAAATTAGAACAAATTTAAGCCATCAATATGAATCTGATTGGTAA
- a CDS encoding BatD family protein, which yields MLFLDKGVGVVYVMLARSGRVGKALRGLTMSNKLRLAVLNMFPAQVARKGWLALALFIFASFGVAGAKGAGFTATVDRDAISMGESFTLTLKFDGGEPAASPPLPRIPNLTFSEPGRQVQQSYSFANGAAQSSVSVTYSYDLTPGKPGIYVIPALTVNLGGQSFTSQPIRLRVAEAGKGQASVGGAFLRLLVPKNEVYLGEVLPVDIQLFYRAIQGAEMPQVKEEGFTLGKMLQPTQASTAVNGQPYSVATMKTFVVPAKVGKLDLGPATMQVNVPKPNSRQTIFGQFYDWQSVTLESDPHSLQVLPLPSANVPAGFSGAVGNYSVTITASPTNVAMGDPITIKVQISGRGALESITLPAQTGWEQFKLYPPTSDFQPAANDPLGISGTRTFAITAVPQTMDAKEIPPYVFSYFDPDQKSYRTATQPAIPLIVRPSAASLPAPTASNPNNAPDNSTPAQDVSLIKSHLGTVAPISAPLVEQPWFLAAQAVPVFAWLAFLMRRKQVEHLANNPKLRREREVEQSVRLGLLELRRAANANDTEKFFAAVIRLLQERLGERLDLPATAITEAVLDEKLRPLKTPDAQMAVLRELFQLCNQARYGRQSTNAELVSLIPKVEAAMNDLKKIKA from the coding sequence ATGTTGTTTCTGGACAAGGGCGTGGGCGTGGTTTATGTGATGCTTGCGCGGAGTGGCAGGGTCGGTAAAGCTCTGCGCGGATTGACGATGTCGAACAAATTGCGATTAGCAGTATTGAACATGTTTCCGGCGCAAGTGGCGCGGAAAGGCTGGCTTGCGCTGGCCCTTTTTATTTTTGCCTCGTTCGGTGTGGCGGGCGCAAAGGGCGCGGGCTTTACCGCGACCGTGGATCGCGACGCGATTTCGATGGGCGAGAGTTTTACGCTGACGCTCAAGTTTGACGGCGGCGAACCCGCTGCATCGCCCCCTTTACCCCGCATTCCCAACCTGACTTTCAGCGAGCCTGGACGGCAAGTGCAGCAATCCTATTCCTTCGCCAACGGAGCCGCGCAAAGCTCGGTAAGCGTTACCTATTCCTACGATTTGACTCCGGGCAAGCCGGGAATTTACGTCATTCCCGCGCTCACGGTGAATCTTGGCGGACAAAGTTTTACGAGCCAGCCGATCCGCCTGCGCGTTGCCGAGGCGGGCAAAGGCCAGGCCAGCGTGGGCGGCGCGTTTCTGCGATTGCTCGTGCCGAAAAATGAAGTGTATCTCGGCGAAGTGCTGCCGGTGGATATTCAGCTTTTTTATCGCGCCATCCAAGGTGCGGAAATGCCGCAGGTCAAAGAGGAAGGATTCACGCTCGGCAAAATGTTGCAACCGACGCAAGCCTCCACCGCCGTCAATGGCCAACCGTATTCTGTGGCGACGATGAAGACCTTCGTCGTGCCCGCAAAAGTCGGCAAGCTCGACCTCGGCCCGGCGACGATGCAGGTGAACGTGCCGAAACCGAATTCGCGCCAAACTATATTCGGCCAATTTTATGACTGGCAATCCGTGACGCTTGAGAGCGATCCACATTCTTTACAGGTGCTGCCATTGCCCAGCGCCAATGTCCCCGCCGGTTTTAGTGGCGCGGTGGGAAATTATTCCGTCACCATCACTGCCAGCCCAACAAATGTGGCAATGGGCGATCCAATTACTATTAAGGTGCAAATCTCCGGCCGCGGTGCGCTCGAAAGCATTACGCTGCCCGCGCAAACCGGCTGGGAACAATTCAAGTTGTATCCGCCGACGAGCGATTTTCAACCGGCGGCGAACGATCCGCTGGGAATTTCCGGCACGCGGACTTTCGCGATCACCGCCGTGCCGCAAACCATGGACGCGAAGGAAATACCACCCTACGTTTTCAGTTATTTCGACCCGGATCAAAAAAGTTATCGCACCGCAACTCAACCGGCGATTCCGCTGATCGTGCGTCCGAGCGCGGCGTCGTTGCCGGCGCCCACGGCGTCGAATCCGAACAACGCACCCGACAACTCGACACCGGCACAGGACGTTTCATTGATCAAATCGCATTTGGGAACGGTCGCGCCAATCAGTGCACCGCTGGTGGAACAGCCGTGGTTTCTCGCGGCCCAGGCTGTGCCGGTGTTCGCGTGGCTGGCATTTTTGATGCGACGCAAACAAGTCGAACACCTGGCGAACAATCCGAAGCTGCGCCGCGAACGCGAGGTCGAACAAAGCGTGCGGCTGGGATTGCTGGAATTGCGCCGGGCGGCGAATGCGAATGACACGGAGAAATTTTTCGCGGCGGTCATTCGCCTGTTGCAGGAACGCTTGGGCGAGCGGCTGGACTTGCCCGCGACGGCGATCACTGAAGCCGTCCTCGATGAAAAATTGCGTCCACTGAAAACTCCCGACGCGCAAATGGCGGTGTTGCGCGAATTATTTCAGTTGTGCAACCAGGCGCGGTACGGGCGGCAAAGCACCAACGCGGAATTGGTTTCGCTGATTCCAAAAGTGGAGGCGGCCATGAATGATTTGAAAAAAATAAAAGCATGA
- a CDS encoding SH3 domain-containing protein: MNRLSGHIFKSRERFIRQIVLLFMFACALVISTQARAEDLTSGFEAANKLYEEGKYSDAAAAYDKLLAGGKASEAIYFNRGNAWFKAGQVGRAIASYREALWLAPRDSALRENLQLARTRARGGSMYRAERWKVLLGKLSLNEWTVITSVALWAFFILLAVAQFRPGLKLQLRNYVFITGAGVVLFGLCFAISFYSDYNTPTAIVTAGEVEVRNGPLDESVSIFKVRDGAELEVADQKDGWLQVVDPAQRIGWLPQNKVIVLEAGKVWKPGA; this comes from the coding sequence ATGAATCGGTTGAGCGGCCATATTTTTAAATCGAGGGAACGCTTCATCCGGCAGATCGTTTTGCTTTTTATGTTTGCGTGTGCGCTGGTGATAAGCACGCAGGCGCGCGCGGAAGATTTGACTTCGGGTTTCGAGGCGGCGAACAAACTTTACGAGGAAGGAAAATATTCCGACGCGGCGGCGGCGTACGACAAACTACTCGCCGGGGGAAAGGCGTCGGAGGCGATTTATTTCAATCGCGGCAACGCATGGTTCAAGGCGGGGCAGGTGGGGCGCGCGATTGCGTCGTATCGGGAGGCTTTATGGCTGGCGCCGCGGGATTCGGCGTTGCGCGAGAATTTACAACTGGCGCGAACGCGCGCGCGCGGCGGCTCGATGTATCGTGCCGAGCGATGGAAAGTTTTGCTGGGCAAATTGAGTTTAAACGAGTGGACAGTGATAACGTCCGTGGCGTTGTGGGCATTTTTTATCCTGCTTGCGGTGGCGCAATTCCGGCCCGGCCTAAAACTTCAGTTGCGCAATTATGTTTTTATCACGGGAGCGGGCGTCGTTTTGTTCGGCCTTTGTTTTGCGATAAGTTTCTATTCGGATTATAACACGCCGACGGCGATCGTGACCGCGGGTGAAGTCGAAGTCCGCAACGGGCCGCTCGATGAATCAGTGAGTATTTTCAAGGTGCGCGACGGCGCGGAGTTGGAAGTGGCGGACCAAAAAGATGGATGGCTGCAAGTCGTGGACCCGGCGCAACGGATTGGATGGCTGCCGCAAAATAAAGTGATCGTGCTGGAGGCCGGTAAAGTTTGGAAGCCGGGCGCGTAA
- the hemC gene encoding hydroxymethylbilane synthase, with the protein MPAEPVIYIATRGSALALAQANNVLAQCRAAFPVRAFELKIIKTTGDKLQTASLAKEGESLPKGLFTKELEIALLENEADLAVHSLKDLPTELPEKLTLGAVGKRADVRDVLIYRAAGASVGRGFKLAHAIKDFPPGAVVGTSSTRRKAQLLAHRADLKIIDHRGNVLTRIEKLAARADLDAIVLAAAGLARLNFQIAADGILSGPGVPTGLLATILEPEVMLPCVGQGAIGIEIRENDERIAAVCEKLNHVPTQVCVTAERAFLAAMGGGCQSPVAAYGELIGEQLRLRAVSFRDGPVRITEGHAAPKEAAELGRRLANELK; encoded by the coding sequence ATGCCGGCTGAACCCGTTATTTATATTGCCACTCGCGGCAGCGCACTGGCATTGGCCCAGGCAAACAATGTTCTTGCGCAATGCCGCGCCGCATTTCCCGTTCGCGCGTTTGAACTGAAAATCATCAAGACGACCGGCGATAAATTGCAAACGGCGTCGCTCGCGAAGGAAGGCGAAAGTTTGCCAAAAGGACTTTTCACGAAAGAACTCGAAATCGCGCTGCTCGAAAACGAAGCCGACCTCGCGGTGCACAGCTTGAAGGATTTGCCCACGGAGTTGCCGGAGAAACTCACGCTCGGCGCCGTCGGCAAACGCGCGGATGTTCGCGACGTTTTGATTTATCGCGCGGCGGGCGCAAGTGTGGGACGCGGTTTCAAACTCGCGCATGCCATCAAGGATTTTCCGCCGGGCGCGGTCGTTGGCACTAGCAGCACGCGGCGTAAGGCGCAGTTGCTCGCGCATCGCGCGGATTTAAAAATCATTGACCACCGTGGCAATGTGCTGACGCGCATCGAAAAATTGGCGGCGCGCGCTGACCTCGATGCCATCGTGCTCGCAGCGGCAGGGTTGGCGCGGCTGAATTTTCAAATCGCGGCGGACGGAATTTTGAGCGGGCCGGGAGTTCCAACTGGATTGCTCGCGACGATATTGGAACCTGAGGTGATGCTTCCGTGCGTGGGGCAGGGCGCGATCGGAATCGAGATTCGCGAAAACGACGAACGCATCGCGGCGGTGTGCGAAAAACTGAATCATGTTCCGACGCAGGTTTGCGTCACCGCCGAGCGCGCTTTTCTGGCGGCGATGGGCGGCGGCTGCCAAAGTCCGGTCGCGGCGTATGGCGAATTGATCGGCGAACAGTTGCGGTTGCGTGCCGTATCTTTTCGCGATGGCCCCGTGCGCATTACCGAAGGACACGCCGCGCCGAAGGAAGCAGCGGAATTGGGACGGCGTTTGGCGAACGAACTTAAATAG
- the hemA gene encoding glutamyl-tRNA reductase, with translation MSIVVIGLSHHSAPVTVRERFAFAEARIPATLQSLRDSGVASEAVILSTCNRVELYAVTALEPRAAFTVLREFLVNCHEYREPITTELYTLSEPHSLEHLFKVASGLDSMVLGETEILGQLKKAYDLALQHKHSGGRLNKAFQRAFNVAKQIRTDTNIQRGSVSVGSVAVELAEKIFTTLNGRQVMVIGAGDTSEKTARSLLSRGAHSIIVSNRSHERAEELAKQLDGRAVHFDEWAAEFPNIDIVISSTSAPHYVLDRKKLEPLMKLRKSRPLLLIDIAVPRDIEPEVNFLDNVYLYNIDDLQAIADDYLKQRKSEIARCEAIIREKARALLGATRPPELPGEATPALGHK, from the coding sequence ATGTCCATCGTCGTCATCGGCCTGAGTCATCATTCCGCACCTGTCACGGTGCGGGAACGGTTTGCTTTTGCCGAGGCGCGCATCCCGGCGACTTTGCAATCGCTTCGCGATTCCGGCGTCGCCAGTGAGGCGGTGATTCTCTCGACCTGCAATCGCGTCGAACTTTACGCCGTCACGGCTTTGGAACCGCGCGCCGCTTTCACCGTCTTGCGAGAATTTCTCGTGAACTGCCACGAATATCGCGAACCGATCACCACCGAACTTTACACGCTCTCCGAACCACACAGCCTGGAGCATCTTTTCAAAGTGGCATCGGGTCTGGACTCGATGGTGCTCGGTGAAACGGAAATTCTCGGTCAGTTGAAAAAGGCCTACGACCTCGCGTTGCAACACAAGCATTCCGGCGGACGTTTGAACAAGGCGTTTCAACGTGCGTTCAACGTCGCCAAGCAAATCCGCACCGACACGAACATCCAGCGCGGCAGTGTATCGGTCGGTTCGGTGGCGGTGGAGCTTGCGGAAAAGATTTTCACCACACTGAACGGCCGGCAGGTCATGGTCATCGGCGCGGGCGATACCAGCGAAAAGACCGCGCGCTCGTTGCTCAGCCGCGGCGCGCACAGCATCATCGTATCGAACCGCTCGCATGAGCGCGCCGAGGAACTCGCCAAACAGTTGGATGGCCGCGCGGTGCATTTCGACGAATGGGCCGCGGAATTCCCCAACATTGACATCGTCATCAGCAGCACGTCCGCACCGCATTATGTTTTGGATCGCAAAAAACTGGAACCGCTGATGAAGCTGCGCAAAAGCCGTCCGCTGTTGCTCATTGATATCGCCGTGCCGCGCGACATCGAGCCCGAAGTGAATTTTTTGGATAATGTTTATCTCTACAATATTGACGACCTCCAGGCCATCGCCGACGACTATCTCAAGCAGCGCAAGAGCGAGATCGCACGATGTGAAGCCATCATCCGCGAAAAGGCCCGCGCGCTGCTCGGCGCGACGCGTCCACCCGAACTTCCCGGCGAAGCGACTCCCGCTCTCGGCCATAAGTAA